In Patulibacter sp. SYSU D01012, a single window of DNA contains:
- the rpsI gene encoding 30S ribosomal protein S9: MSEGARYAATGKRKSAIARVILSPGTGQYTVNGKDLDTYFPREALRRTIRQALEVVGQDENLDVTARITGGGVAAQAGALRHGISRALLVAQPNLRGELKKRGFLTRDARVKERKKPGLKKARKRPQFSKR, translated from the coding sequence CTGTCCGAGGGCGCGCGCTACGCCGCCACCGGCAAGCGCAAGTCCGCCATCGCCCGCGTGATCCTGTCCCCGGGCACGGGCCAGTACACGGTCAACGGCAAGGACCTCGACACGTACTTCCCGCGCGAGGCCCTGCGGCGCACGATCCGTCAGGCCCTCGAGGTCGTCGGCCAGGACGAGAACCTGGACGTCACGGCGCGCATCACCGGCGGCGGCGTCGCCGCCCAGGCCGGCGCGCTGCGTCACGGCATCTCGCGCGCCCTCCTCGTCGCGCAGCCCAACCTGCGCGGCGAGCTGAAGAAGCGTGGCTTCCTGACGCGTGACGCGCGCGTCAAGGAGCGCAAGAAGCCGGGCCTCAAGAAGGCCCGCAAGCGCCCGCAGTTCTCCAAGCGCTAG
- the glmM gene encoding phosphoglucosamine mutase, whose amino-acid sequence MGRRLFGTDGVRGAAGAVLTAELALRLGRAAVLGAFPDGRGDGPRPRVLVVRDTRESGPMLEAAFAAGAAACGADVALAGVVPTPAAALIVRRRGYDLAAVVSASHNPFADNGIKLFGPDGRKLPDDAEERVSALVEALPDEALHATDIGTVAPLPGAADEHLAALDERFAGLDLTGRRIALDCANGATVGVAPEAFRRRGADVVVTGDAPDGRNINAGVGSTHPEAIVALVRESGAELGFAFDGDGDRLLAVDADGRPYDGDELLAIMARHLHAAGRLQGGVAVTVMSNYGFHRAMDAAGIPVATTPVGDRHVMAALAERGWNLGGEQSGHLIETGFVPSGDGVAAALLLVEALAGRPLADSGAMERLPQVLVNVPVADRDGAMGDPALRDAIAAADADLAGRGRVLVRASGTEQLVRVMAEAPTEDEARAACEALVAQVPGRVG is encoded by the coding sequence ATGGGACGACGGCTCTTCGGCACCGATGGCGTCCGGGGAGCCGCCGGAGCGGTCCTCACGGCCGAGCTCGCACTGCGACTCGGCCGTGCCGCCGTTCTGGGGGCGTTTCCGGACGGTCGCGGCGACGGCCCGCGCCCGCGGGTCCTCGTCGTACGGGACACGCGCGAGTCGGGCCCGATGCTCGAGGCGGCCTTCGCGGCCGGCGCCGCCGCGTGCGGGGCGGACGTCGCCCTGGCCGGCGTGGTGCCCACGCCGGCGGCGGCGCTCATCGTCCGGCGCCGCGGGTACGACCTGGCCGCCGTCGTGTCGGCGTCGCACAACCCGTTCGCCGACAACGGCATCAAGCTCTTCGGTCCGGACGGCCGCAAGCTGCCCGACGACGCCGAGGAGCGGGTCTCCGCGCTCGTCGAGGCGCTGCCGGACGAGGCGCTGCACGCCACCGACATCGGCACCGTCGCGCCGCTCCCGGGCGCCGCGGACGAGCACCTGGCCGCGCTCGACGAGCGCTTCGCCGGCCTCGACCTGACGGGCCGCCGCATCGCGCTGGACTGCGCGAACGGCGCCACGGTCGGCGTCGCCCCCGAGGCGTTCCGCCGGCGCGGCGCCGACGTCGTCGTGACCGGCGACGCCCCGGACGGACGCAACATCAACGCCGGCGTCGGCTCGACGCACCCCGAGGCGATCGTCGCGCTCGTGCGCGAGAGCGGCGCCGAGCTGGGCTTCGCCTTCGACGGCGACGGCGACCGGCTGCTGGCGGTCGACGCGGACGGGCGGCCCTACGACGGCGACGAGCTGCTGGCGATCATGGCCCGGCACCTGCACGCCGCCGGGCGCCTGCAGGGCGGCGTGGCCGTGACCGTGATGTCGAACTACGGCTTCCACCGCGCGATGGACGCCGCCGGCATCCCGGTCGCGACGACGCCCGTCGGCGACCGGCACGTCATGGCGGCGCTCGCCGAGCGCGGGTGGAACCTGGGCGGCGAGCAGTCCGGCCACCTCATCGAGACCGGCTTCGTCCCGTCCGGAGACGGCGTCGCCGCCGCGCTGTTGCTCGTCGAGGCGCTCGCCGGCCGCCCGCTCGCGGACAGCGGCGCGATGGAGCGCCTGCCGCAGGTGCTGGTCAACGTCCCCGTCGCCGACCGCGACGGCGCGATGGGCGACCCGGCTCTGCGCGACGCGATCGCCGCCGCGGACGCCGACCTGGCGGGCCGCGGCCGGGTGCTCGTGCGCGCGTCGGGCACGGAGCAGCTCGTGCGCGTCATGGCCGAGGCGCCGACCGAGGACGAGGCGCGCGCGGCGTGCGAGGCGCTCGTGGCGCAGGTCCCCGGACGCGTCGGCTGA
- a CDS encoding holo-ACP synthase: MREGVGIDLLDVGRLQAALDRRPALRERLFTRGELDACADRPTRHLAARFCAKEAVTKALRLDALRPLEIEVVGRGGPPSVRLHGAARARADALGVAVAVSLTHERHTAAAMAWAVPATGEEA, translated from the coding sequence ATGCGCGAGGGCGTCGGGATCGACCTGCTGGACGTCGGGCGGCTGCAGGCCGCGCTCGACCGGCGCCCCGCCCTGCGCGAGCGGCTCTTCACCCGCGGCGAGCTCGACGCCTGCGCCGACCGGCCCACGCGCCACCTGGCCGCGCGGTTCTGCGCGAAGGAGGCGGTGACGAAGGCGCTGCGACTCGACGCGCTGCGCCCGCTCGAGATCGAGGTCGTCGGCCGCGGCGGACCGCCGAGCGTCCGCCTGCACGGCGCCGCCCGGGCCCGCGCCGACGCGCTCGGCGTCGCCGTCGCGGTCTCGCTGACCCACGAGCGCCACACCGCGGCCGCGATGGCGTGGGCCGTGCCGGCCACGGGGGAGGAGGCGTGA